A section of the Macaca thibetana thibetana isolate TM-01 chromosome 10, ASM2454274v1, whole genome shotgun sequence genome encodes:
- the LOC126963577 gene encoding small G protein signaling modulator 3 isoform X4 yields MMRPLLPSRLRRTCCAPCPATPASPAWAASGCPACAGCSGPWPGSTQRSATARALVAACLLLFLEEEDAFWMMCAIIEDLLPASYFSTTLLGVQTDQRVLRHLIVQYLPRLDKLLQEHDIELSLITLHWFLTAFASVVDIKLLLRIWDLFFYEGSRVLFQLTLGMLHLKEEELIQSENSASIFNTLSDIPSQMEDAELLLGVAMRLAGSLTDVAVETQRRKHLAYLIADQGQLLGTGTLTNLSQVVRRRTQRRKSTITALLFGESSAGARQCGHGTVCPHAHVDVELPRGPGVSRGHHCSLGLLGEDDLEALKAKNIKQTELVADLREAILRVARHFQCADPKNCSVELTPDYSMESHQRDHENYVACSRGHRRRAKALLDFERHDDDELGFRKNDIITIVSQKDEHCWVGELNGLRGWFPAKFVEVLDERSKEYSIAGDDSVTEGVTDLVRGTLCPALKALFEHGLKKPSLLGGACHPWLFIEEAAGREVERDFASVYSRLVLCKTFRLDEDGKVLTPEELLYRAVQSVNVSHDAVHAQMDVKLRSLICVGLNEQVLHLWLEVLCSSLPTVEKWYQPWSFLRSPGWVQIKCELRVLCCFAFSLSQDWELPAKREAQQPLKEGVRDMLVKHHLFSWDVDG; encoded by the exons GTGGCTGCCTGCCTCCTGCtgttcctggaggaggaggacgcCTTCTGGATGATGTGCGCCATCATCGAGGACCTGCTCCCCGCCTCCTACTTCAGCACCACCCTGCTGGGCGTCCAGACTGACCAGCGGGTCCTGCGCCACCTCATTGTCCAGTACCTGCCTCGCCTGGACAAGCTGCTCCAGGAGCATGACATCG AGCTGTCCCTGATCACACTGCACTGGTTCCTCACGGCCTTCGCCAGCGTGGTGGACATCAAGCTGCTTCTGCGCATCTGGGACCTGTTTTTCTATGAGGGCTCCCGGGTGCTGTTCCAGCTCACGCTGGGCATGCTGCACCTCAAG GAAGAAGAGCTGATCCAGTCAGAGAACTCAGCCTCCATCTTCAACACGCTATCGGATATCCCGTCGCAGATGGAGGACGCGGAGCTGCTTCTGGGGGTGGCCATGCGGCTGGCCGGCTCCCTCACCGACGTGGCTGTGGAGACTCAGCGCCGCAAGCACCTGGCCTATCTCATTGCAGACCAGGGTCAGCTCCTGGGGACCGGCACCCTCACCAACCTCTCTCAG GTTGTTCGCCGCAGGACCCAGCGGAGGAAGTCCACCATCACTGCTCTGCTCTTCGGTGAGAGCTCTGCGGGTGCCAGGCAGTGTGGGCATGGAACAGTCTGTCCTCACGCTCACGTGGATGTGGAGCTTCCTCGGGGGCCTGGAGTGAGCCGTGGTCACCATTGCTCTCTGGGCCTCCTAGGGGAGGATGACCTGGAGGCACTCAAGGCCAAGAACATCAAGCAGACGGAACTGGTGGCTGACCTCCGGGAAGCCATCCTGCGCGTGGCACGTCACTTCCAGTGCGCAGACCCCAAAAACTGCAGCGTG GAGCTGACTCCAGACTACAGCATGGAGAGCCACCAGCGGGACCACGAGAACTACGTGGCATGTTCACGCGGCCACCGGCGCCGAGCCAAGGCCCTGCTGGACTTCGAGCGGCACGACGACGACGAGCTGGGCTTCCGCAAGAACGACATCATCACA ATCGTGTCTCAGAAGGACGAGCACTGCTGGGTGGGGGAGCTCAACGGCCTTCGAG GCTGGTTTCCAGCCAAGTTTGTGGAAGTCCTGGATGAGCGCAGCAAAGAG TATTCCATCGCGGGGGACGACTCAGTGACGGAGGGGGTCACAGACCTCGTGCGAGGGACCCTCTGCCCGGCCCTTAAGGCCCTGTTCGAACATGGACTGAAGAAGCCATCCCTGCTTGGGGGCGCCTGCCACCCCTGGCTGTTTATAGAGGAG GCTGCAGGCCGGGAGGTCGAGAGAGATTTTGCCTCCGTGTATTCCCGCCTGGTGCTCTGTAAGACCTTCAG GTTGGACGAAGATGGCAAGGTCCTGACCCCGGAGGAGCTGCTCTACCGG GCTGTGCAGTCTGTGAACGTGAGCCATGATGCAGTGCACGCACAAATGGACGTGAAGCTCCGCTCACTGATCTGCGTGGGGCTCAA TGAGCAGGTGCTGCACCTGTGGCTGGAGGTGCTCTGCTCCAGCCTGCCCACCGTGGAGAAGTGGTACCAGCCCTGGTCCTTCCTGCGCAGCCCGGGCTGGGTCCAGATCAAGTGTGAGCTCCG AGTCCTCTGCTGCTTTGCCTTCAGCCTCTCCCAGGACTGGGAACTCCCTGCGAAGAGAGAG GCGCAGCAGCCCCTGAAGGAGGGCGTCCGGGACATGCTGGTGAAGCACCATCTCTTCAGCTGGGATGTGGATGGGTga